Below is a genomic region from Pirellulales bacterium.
ATTCGTCGACCTTTTGTACCTCGCCGACCAGGATCCGGTCGTCACTTGCGAACGTGCGTGCGCTGAGCCTCGTCCTGTGGTCATCCGCCGTGATGTGGGACACCTCCTGCCAGTCGGGCATGGTGAAGATTTTGATCGACGCATCGTCGCTCTCGTTTTTCGCGGTCGGCACGCCCACGGCAACCAGGCGGCTGTCGGAAGTGAACGGACCGGGGATCGCATTCCCGCGTTCGACCTGCCGGTATTTGCCGGTAGCGGTATCCCATAACGTTAGCGCGCGGGGCCATCCGTCGGCGTATTCGCCGGGCGTTTCGTCGAGGGTCAAAAAGTATCTGCCATTCGGGCTCAGGTCCATGCTGCGAATACCGTGCGACGGCGAGCATTGATAGGTGCGCAGCAAGTTGCCAGTCGCCAGATCCCAGCCACGGACCAGGCTGCTGTAGTCGGCGTGGATGACCATCTGGCCATCACGCTCGAAGCGGCTGACGTCGCGGCGAGTTTCCTGCCACGCGTAGAGCGTCTTCCAATCCGCCGACGGAATGAAGTATTCGTCCGTGGCTCGGCCCCCTTCGCCGGCGTCGAGCGTGGCGAGACGATTGCCGCCCGCCACATCCCACACGTGGATGATGCCTCCCTTGTAACTTCCAGCCATCACGCGCTTGCCATCTGGCGAAAACTTAACGCCGCTGATCGTCGCGTGGCGGTCTTGATGCTCGAGGCTGCGGACCAGACGTTGGGAGACAGGTTCTCGTTTCGGGCCGGGTTTGCGCGGAACGATCTCGAATCGGTGTGTGGTGGACGCCACGATCGCGCCGGGCCAACTTTCCAACGAGATTTCGACCGTGGCCGTGCCTGTGCCAATCTCGTCGGGCACGGCGATTTTGCCATAGAGATTCACACCGCAGCAGCGCTCGGTCAGATCGTACGATGTAACTACGGGCTCCTGACCGGACGAGGCGGGTGGGAAAGTAACGCGCAACTGCGGGTTGAGATTGTCGGGAATAACTTTGTCGTAGCAGACGTTGGCGGTCGTGCCGGGACCGACGCCGGGCGTGCCAACGACGAGTACCAATTCTTCGGTGCGTCCGATGTGCCAAGGATCAAGACGATTGAACGATGTGATTTCCCAGGTTCCTTCGAAATGAATGATCGGCGCGTCAGCCGGGCGCGCCGCGAATTCAAGCAGTCCATGGCAGTCCCAGGCGCTGGCGCCTTCCGACACGCGACCGCCGAGCCCATCGCCGCGCAGATCAGGTAGTTCGATGTCGATGTCGACCGAGCAAGCACGAAACTTGGGATTGCGCACGAGCGCCTCTCGCAATTCAGGGAGCGAGTTGCGCAAATGGTTGAGTGTGTACCAACTGACGTTCAGGTCCTTGTGCAAGCGCGATCCGTCCGCAATGTCGCCTGCTTTGAAGGAATACTCTCCTTCGGTCGCGCCTTCGATCTTATCGGCCGCGACGCGATCTTCGGGCTCGGTGAGATCGCCGTTGCCGTTGCGATCGACGTACAGCACCGGACCATCGTGAACGAGCCACACGTGCTTGTGCGCTTCGGGGCCGAAGACGAGCAGGCAGTACCCTTGCGCCGCAGTTTCAAAGGCCGGCAGCTTGTCGATGGTGCGTTCGATTTTCGAAAGATCGGCCGCCGAACCGCACGCCGCTAGAAGCAACATTAAGCCCGTTGCCATTGTTAACACGCGCGTCATGGTCCGTCCTCGCGAATGAAAATCGCGGCGATTACACGTCCCTAGGTTAATGTTTCGCGCGGGCGATTGGCAAACATTGGGGGAGCCGGGGCGTCAGGACTGCCGGGAGAACTTCGTTCATTGCCGCTTGATGCCGAGTGATTATTGAATGTCAAATAGACTTGACATTAGCCGTGTCAAGTTTATCATACACGCATTCGCTGCAGCAAAGGCATTTCCTCATCGATTGGAGGATGGTTATGAACGCGATGGAAAAGGTAGCGTGGACGGAATTGATTATCTCGGCGGTCACGGTGTTCGTCGTTGCCGCGCTCACGCCGTGGCTCGGTGCGGCAGCTACCGCCGGTTTTGCGCTACTGGGACTGATCGTTGTGGCCGGGCTGTTTTTGAGGAAGCGCGGCCGACAGGTCATCGTCGACGAACGAGATCGCGAAATCGCCAAAAAGGCGAAAGACATCAGCATCGGGCTCTCATGGATGACGCTCGTGACGGTTCTGGCGGTAAGCGTAACTTGGGCTAGCGTAAAGAGCGACCGTGCGATTTCCACGGTGCTGCTGAATTGGCTCATCTGGAGCCAGTTTGTCATTGTCTACGGCACGCACGGCCTGGTCTCGGTGCTGCTGTACCGGAGGCCGCGGCATGCCGCGTAAGAAGGAACCTACCCTGAGCAATTGCATTCGCAAACTGCGAACAGCCGGGGCAGGGATGACCCAGCAAGAATTGGCGGACCGAGTCGGTGTCACGCGACAAACGATCGTCGCCTTGGAAGGAGGCGCCTACACGCCCTCGCTACCGCTGGCTCTACGAATTGCGCGGACGTTCAAAAAGACGACCGAGGAAGTGTTCCAACTCGACGAATAGCCGGACGAGAGACGAGCATGCGTGGCGCAAGACATGCTCTAGTTCGGGACTGCCGGGAGCTGGTCTTTGGGAACATGATCGACGTGCAGGTCGCCATAGATGACCGAGTACTTTGGTGGATCTTTCTGTGGCGCGGGCGCGGCGCTCGCGTTGGGGTTAGGTACTAGCGGCTGAAACGTGCCGGTGATGGCTGGATCTAGGCACCAGCAGATGACGCGGTCCTTCTCGCCAAACTTGCCGCCGGGGTAGTATTGCAATCGTTCAGCTGCGCCCACGGCAGCGAGTTGCGCCACGATGCTATCGAGGTGCGCGGCCAACTCCTTCTGGTCCAAGGTCATGGCGCTGCGCTCTTTTGGCAAATCAAGTTTTGAACGGACACTGGCGCCTTGGTCGTCGAATCGCTGCGGAAATTCGCCCCCTGTCGCTTTTGCGTAGGCTCGTAAGATGGCGATCATGCGAACGGGCGGCGTCCCATGCAGCGATTCAACCGTGGCGACTTCGTAGCCTTCAGGCACGTCTAATCGAAACAACGCCTCGTTGATCGGAGCGTCGACGTTGAAATCGGACAAAGTCTTTTGGCCCGGTCCATCAGGGGGCGGGATTTCCGTCAGCGGATACTCGATGCGGATCAGCGCGCCGGTTTTAGCATTCGCCCATAATTTGACTTTGCGGTCTTTGAATTCAGCCTCGAACAGTTTGGTCCGAACACCACTGAGGACTTCTTCGCCGATCGGTTTGCCATCCTTTTCGATGAGCGACCGAAGCTCGTCGACCGCTTGGAGTGTGCTGGTGGCGCGACCCGGGGGAATCTCACCAAATAAGGCCACACGTTGGGTGCTGTCGAGCGACAGCGTTTTCTGGCCGTTCAGAATCGAGACGGTCTTACGATCGCCGATCGTCGATTCGACCCGCGATTTGTCCGGTTCTTCGCTCCATACCCGCGTGGTGATGCCGGGGCGCTGTGGATTTGCCCAGCGTTGATCGACGCGAAACGAGATGCGCCGCGCCGCACGGATCTGATCGACGACCTGCGTCCAGGCAATGGCCTTCGTGCCGGGAAGTAGCAAGAAAACGACCACCGCAATCGAGGCGGCAATGGCACCGACGCCCACGAACGCTCTGTAACTAGGCGG
It encodes:
- a CDS encoding helix-turn-helix transcriptional regulator; amino-acid sequence: MPRKKEPTLSNCIRKLRTAGAGMTQQELADRVGVTRQTIVALEGGAYTPSLPLALRIARTFKKTTEEVFQLDE
- a CDS encoding redoxin family protein, with the translated sequence MTRVLTMATGLMLLLAACGSAADLSKIERTIDKLPAFETAAQGYCLLVFGPEAHKHVWLVHDGPVLYVDRNGNGDLTEPEDRVAADKIEGATEGEYSFKAGDIADGSRLHKDLNVSWYTLNHLRNSLPELREALVRNPKFRACSVDIDIELPDLRGDGLGGRVSEGASAWDCHGLLEFAARPADAPIIHFEGTWEITSFNRLDPWHIGRTEELVLVVGTPGVGPGTTANVCYDKVIPDNLNPQLRVTFPPASSGQEPVVTSYDLTERCCGVNLYGKIAVPDEIGTGTATVEISLESWPGAIVASTTHRFEIVPRKPGPKREPVSQRLVRSLEHQDRHATISGVKFSPDGKRVMAGSYKGGIIHVWDVAGGNRLATLDAGEGGRATDEYFIPSADWKTLYAWQETRRDVSRFERDGQMVIHADYSSLVRGWDLATGNLLRTYQCSPSHGIRSMDLSPNGRYFLTLDETPGEYADGWPRALTLWDTATGKYRQVERGNAIPGPFTSDSRLVAVGVPTAKNESDDASIKIFTMPDWQEVSHITADDHRTRLSARTFASDDRILVGEVQKVDESNNWENSHESLMFWDAKSGQEVFSLPGKRPGETFGWIAKSADGQIIVADAYRRFDDNDERIVIVDIPSKQSKSLDMPTNTYIGRPVFHPSGRWFVVPTQAKVPDDEDGELPPEECPQPQLLLVSVAEGKILETLVAPPANVPSAAFNPEGTLMATSGYGEVLLWDFGAPPGASLAGTKQQDMLNQLVAVEGPLVGGGTLDWRDFKDHVVLVDFWATSCLPCVADLPKLRVLEAKYRDRGLKVIGVSLDNDLTQLAQFVKDQRIPWPTICKPASAPDARHPMAAKFGVDAAPTFILIDRHGRVARIGSQLSEFDDLEALLAK
- a CDS encoding DUF2178 domain-containing protein, which codes for MNAMEKVAWTELIISAVTVFVVAALTPWLGAAATAGFALLGLIVVAGLFLRKRGRQVIVDERDREIAKKAKDISIGLSWMTLVTVLAVSVTWASVKSDRAISTVLLNWLIWSQFVIVYGTHGLVSVLLYRRPRHAA